The proteins below are encoded in one region of Limnochorda pilosa:
- a CDS encoding xylulokinase yields MDQRVYLTLDLGTSGCRAAAFTGDGRRLAHRRALYPTETPRPGWVEQDPKEWEKAALEALGQVMGDLLAAGISGGDVASLAVTGQMAGLVLVDGEGGHPYPALPWSDRRAEPVVTRLQAEMGPRYYETTGCHASSVYPAVKLMWIAAGGGGEELRRAVAAARWVLSPKDELLRRLTGSPGTDRSCAVATGLWNLQSDGWDEALCRMAGVRAEQLPPVLPMTAKGGGMRKELARRLGLPAGLPVLMGAGDGVCQNLGVNVMEPGDIALSLGSSGVVRGVTSEPLIDRRPGGPPRVTAYPFVGGAWVTNGATANAAGVFDWLARILAGGSGLPLEGIDALAPGSENVLFLPYLAGERSPLWEPSARGVFFGLTGSTRRVHLVRAAVEGVAMAMRRLLDAFREHQPPPRQAALAGGAGTDARIAQILADVLKLPLLRFPEPGLEALRGAAILGAAAGDGAGDALADAVRRAATQINPPVPERFEPRRPGAYDEVYARFVELTDALMPLFRRWA; encoded by the coding sequence GTGGACCAGAGGGTCTATCTGACGCTGGACCTGGGTACCAGCGGCTGCCGGGCGGCCGCCTTCACGGGCGACGGTCGTCGTCTGGCGCACCGGCGGGCGCTCTACCCTACGGAAACACCCAGACCGGGCTGGGTGGAGCAGGATCCGAAGGAATGGGAGAAGGCGGCCCTCGAGGCCCTGGGGCAGGTGATGGGGGACCTGCTCGCAGCAGGGATCAGCGGCGGTGACGTCGCCTCGCTGGCCGTGACGGGCCAGATGGCGGGGTTGGTCCTGGTGGACGGGGAGGGGGGCCACCCCTACCCAGCGCTGCCCTGGAGCGACCGGCGGGCGGAGCCGGTCGTCACCCGCCTGCAGGCGGAGATGGGGCCCCGGTACTACGAGACCACCGGGTGTCATGCGTCGTCGGTCTACCCCGCCGTGAAGCTGATGTGGATCGCCGCGGGCGGTGGGGGTGAGGAGCTTCGGCGGGCTGTCGCCGCGGCCCGCTGGGTGCTTTCCCCCAAGGACGAGCTCCTCCGTCGTCTGACCGGCAGCCCGGGTACCGATCGTTCGTGCGCGGTGGCCACCGGTCTCTGGAACCTGCAATCTGACGGCTGGGATGAGGCGCTCTGCCGGATGGCGGGGGTGCGGGCCGAGCAACTCCCCCCCGTCCTCCCGATGACCGCGAAGGGCGGCGGGATGCGGAAGGAGCTGGCCCGGCGGCTGGGCCTCCCTGCGGGCCTGCCGGTCCTGATGGGGGCGGGCGACGGGGTCTGCCAGAATCTGGGCGTCAACGTGATGGAGCCCGGGGATATCGCCCTCAGCCTCGGAAGCAGCGGTGTGGTGCGGGGTGTCACCTCCGAGCCCCTGATCGACCGGCGTCCTGGTGGCCCGCCGAGGGTGACCGCCTACCCCTTCGTGGGCGGCGCCTGGGTGACCAACGGGGCGACCGCCAACGCGGCCGGCGTCTTCGACTGGCTGGCGCGGATCCTGGCCGGCGGCAGCGGCCTGCCCCTCGAAGGGATCGATGCCCTTGCCCCGGGCTCGGAGAACGTTCTCTTCCTTCCGTACCTGGCGGGGGAACGAAGCCCTCTCTGGGAACCGTCGGCGCGCGGCGTCTTCTTCGGCCTGACCGGCTCCACGCGGCGCGTTCACCTGGTGCGGGCGGCGGTGGAAGGGGTCGCCATGGCGATGCGCCGGCTCCTGGACGCTTTTCGGGAGCATCAGCCGCCTCCCAGGCAGGCGGCGCTCGCGGGAGGGGCAGGCACCGATGCCCGGATCGCTCAGATCCTGGCCGATGTGCTGAAGCTGCCGCTGCTTCGCTTCCCCGAGCCGGGGTTGGAGGCCCTCAGGGGCGCGGCCATCCTGGGGGCCGCGGCCGGCGACGGCGCCGGCGATGCCTTGGCGGATGCGGTGCGGCGAGCGGCAACGCAGATCAACCCGCCCGTACCCGAGCGGTTCGAGCCGCGCCGGCCGGGAGCGTACGACGAGGTCTACGCCCGTTTCGTGGAACTCACCGATGCCCTGATGCCCCTCTTCAGGCGCTGGGCGTAG
- a CDS encoding PLP-dependent aminotransferase family protein, with translation MSYWQEALGLPPLINAAGKMTYLGASTLDPSAVAAMGRAAGEYVDMAQLHRAAGRRVAQWAGAEDAVVTSCAAAGIVTAVAACLTGPDLGRARLLPDTSRFARRRVVLQKGHAVDFGMEIVQAVRLTGAIPVEVGSVKRCDPSQMAVALEEPAAAVLYVVSHHAEQDGMLSLEQVVEIASKRGVPVVVDAAAEMDLNRYLAAGASLVVYSGQKAFGGPTSGVVVGRADLIAACRVQDKGIARPMKVSKEAIAGFLRALEQYAATEPADLTRELEARAAALADRLRSALETAGAARYARISLQGDATRPIPRVALDLDPAAGALTASQLVAALEGGSPSIRTRNHQVDSGRILFDVRTLRDDQLEVMARRVGECLTSGGIHHDKQSS, from the coding sequence GTGAGCTACTGGCAGGAAGCCCTGGGTCTGCCCCCGCTGATCAACGCGGCGGGGAAGATGACGTATCTGGGCGCGTCGACGCTCGACCCGTCGGCGGTGGCAGCGATGGGACGGGCGGCTGGTGAGTATGTGGACATGGCCCAGCTCCACCGTGCGGCTGGCAGGCGGGTGGCCCAATGGGCCGGCGCGGAAGACGCCGTGGTGACCTCGTGCGCCGCGGCCGGCATCGTCACCGCGGTGGCCGCGTGCCTGACGGGCCCCGATCTGGGAAGGGCGCGCCTCCTTCCCGACACCTCGCGGTTCGCCCGCCGGCGGGTGGTGCTGCAGAAAGGCCACGCGGTCGACTTCGGCATGGAGATCGTGCAAGCGGTACGGTTGACGGGAGCGATCCCGGTCGAGGTGGGGAGCGTCAAGCGTTGCGACCCCAGCCAGATGGCGGTTGCCCTGGAAGAACCGGCCGCGGCCGTTCTCTACGTGGTCTCGCACCATGCGGAGCAGGACGGGATGCTCTCGCTGGAGCAGGTGGTGGAGATCGCCTCGAAGCGGGGGGTTCCCGTGGTGGTCGATGCCGCCGCGGAGATGGACCTGAATCGGTACCTCGCAGCGGGGGCGTCGTTGGTGGTCTACAGTGGCCAGAAGGCCTTCGGCGGGCCCACGTCGGGCGTCGTGGTCGGGCGTGCGGATCTGATAGCGGCGTGCCGGGTGCAGGACAAGGGCATCGCTCGCCCCATGAAGGTGAGCAAGGAAGCCATCGCCGGGTTTCTGCGGGCTCTGGAGCAGTACGCCGCCACCGAGCCGGCCGACCTGACCCGGGAGCTGGAAGCTCGGGCGGCGGCCCTGGCAGACCGGCTCCGATCCGCTCTGGAGACGGCCGGGGCCGCCCGTTACGCTCGCATATCGCTCCAGGGCGATGCAACCCGCCCGATTCCCCGGGTCGCCCTGGACCTGGACCCGGCAGCCGGCGCCCTCACCGCCTCGCAGTTGGTGGCCGCGCTCGAGGGAGGGTCGCCCAGTATCCGCACGCGGAACCACCAGGTGGATTCGGGGCGGATCCTCTTCGACGTTCGGACGCTACGGGACGATCAGCTCGAGGTGATGGCCCGAAGGGTGGGCGAGTGCCTCACATCAGGAGGTATCCACCATGACAAGCAAAGCTCGTAA
- a CDS encoding RidA family protein yields MTSKARKVRVASAGRPYSAAVQAGNLVWFSGVTPPRPVIQESDAMVVQAEACLARLQGVVEEAGLTLDDVVRTTVYLVDAADFDAMNEVYRHFFPEEPPARTTVVSGLCVPGARIEVDAVAVVPREG; encoded by the coding sequence ATGACAAGCAAAGCTCGTAAAGTACGGGTCGCCTCGGCCGGCCGGCCCTACTCGGCGGCCGTTCAGGCGGGGAACCTGGTCTGGTTCTCGGGGGTGACGCCGCCGCGACCGGTCATCCAGGAGAGCGACGCGATGGTGGTTCAGGCCGAGGCTTGCCTGGCCCGGTTGCAGGGTGTGGTCGAGGAGGCCGGCCTCACCCTGGACGACGTGGTGCGGACCACCGTCTACCTGGTCGACGCCGCTGACTTCGACGCCATGAACGAGGTCTACCGGCACTTCTTTCCCGAGGAGCCGCCGGCCCGCACCACGGTGGTCTCGGGCCTCTGCGTGCCCGGCGCCCGCATCGAGG